The genome window CCAAATTATGTAGGAGAAGGTTTGGTTAGTGATTTTTATCAAGCAGAGCATTTTTTGAAATCTTTGCGTGTTGTACATCCTATTTTAGCAATTTTAATTTCAATATTTACTGTATTTACAGCTTGGTTTTTAACAAATAAAAATTCATCTAAAACGCAAAAGAAAATGTTATACTATATTGTAACTATTTTTATTGTTCAAATATTATCTGGTTTTGTAAATATCTTTCTATTAGCTCCTGTTTGGATGCAAATGGTACATCTATTTCTCGCTGATTTAACTTGGATAGCTTGTGTTTTATTTTACAGTGAGGTTTTATCAAAAGAATGTGTTCAAAATGAGGGTGAATTAGGTTTAATTAAAAATTGAAAGATTGGTTAGCCTTATTTCCTAACTCCATATTTTTTATAAATATTATCAATACTTATTATTGTCTCCTTTTTAATAAATTCATCTGTAATTTTTTGGATAATTTGTGAGTCAGTATTTTTATTACATGCTAAATATTGTATAGAAGATCCAAATTGTAAAATTTCTTTAATTTTAATGTTTAAACTAGCAGCAGTTTTTAAAGCTTCAGATCTGTTCATTGCTATTAAATCTAGCCTATTCGAAGCGAGCATTTTGAACATTCTAGAATTTTCTGTGACCTCTTTTAAGTTACTAAAATTTTCATTTTTTAGTTTTTCAGAAATTATAGAATCAATATTTACTCCAATTTCATATTTTTTTGCTTCATGTAATGTTTTTAAATAAATTTTACTATTTTGTAAAGAAAATATTGATAAAGCATTACTGCCAACTATACCTGTCCAATAAAAAGAATTTTCTCTTTTACTATTTCTTCCTGTTGGGAAAATACAAGTATTATGATTTATTAACGCTAAGTGAATTGCTCTAGGCCACGGGAAAAAATCCAGATTATAATTTATTTTAGTCTTTTTTAGGATAAGTTTTACAATTTCATAAGAAATACCTTCAGTTAGATTTTCTTTATTTTTAAAGATCCAAGGATATTGAGAGTTGTCAGAAAGGATATTTAATCCATAACAGTTCAAGTTGAAGTTAAATATAATTGTTAAATTTAGGAAGTGAAGTATTTTTATAAACATGACCTAATTCTTTTTGTTTTTATAATAATAGCAGAAAATACTCAGTCATAAAAAGATTAAAATTTGACATACTAAATATTTTTTCTTTTTATTTCCTTCACCTTGAATACGAATATTACTAGAATTTGTAAAATATACAAATGATGCCAGTAAAGAGTTGAGAAAAGTAATGCGAGGATTGAAGAAATAGTTCCAATTTGCTAAACAATTTTTGGAAAAAAGGTAACAAAGGAGCTACCAATGGATTGGCAGAACCAACTCATCAACATTTACTTAAAAATAGTTAATTCTTTATAACTATTACGAATTTAGATTTACCTTGAGAAACTTGAACTTGTCCAGTGGTTTTTGTTTCTTGATAATATTTAATTTCTTTAGCTGTATTATTCCATAACTCAATAGATGAATTGTTATCGAATGGTAAAGTAAAAAAATTATATCTGTTTTGGAATATAAAATTTAAGAAAAGAATAAATATTATCGCATAAGCATATTTACTTTGTAATTTTTTATTTAAGAATCTAAATAATATAGTATAAATGGATATAATAGAAACTGGTATTAAAAGAAATAAATATCGTGAATTAAATAAAGAAGGTTCATTGATAAGGCCGAACCATCCCGTATTCCAAGTTCCCTTGCGAACTAAACAAGTCATTAAGATAAGAATAATATAAGTAAAAATACCTGAAAATATAATTAAATATTGGTTTTTTGACCAAGTTTTATATACAAAATAAGAGAATAATACAGTAAATGCAAAACCTAACCATAAAACCGTTTGCCAAACTTGATTTAAATAGAAAGTATATTGGTCGCCAAAAATAGGAATTAAAAACATTCTGTTAAATATGGAATATAGAAATCGATTTGGGAAAAATTGTCTTACAAATTCTATTTTTGCTTCTAAACCTGCTTCGCCTTGAGTCCAAACATCATGAGAATTTGTAATATATGCATAAGAATTTATTAGAGTACTAAATATCACGATATTCAATAAAATTAAATGCTGTTTAATTTTATTTTTAAAGTCAATCAAATGTTGCTTTTTAATAAGATAAATTCTTATCATTAAAAGAGGTAGTATAGTACATAATTCACCAGCACTAAGGCCTGCAAATAAAAAAAATAAGAAATGTCTTAGTGAATATTTTTTGTTTAAATCATAAAACAGCAGAAGAACACAACATAAGAAAAGTACAGAATGCAAGTTTGCAAAATTTCCTAAAAAATCAGTTTGTCCTGGAAGAAAAAGAAAGGAAATTGAAATAATCAAGCTAATAATTTTGTTTTGTGTGATCCAAAGGAATTCATTTTTCATTATTATATGCAAGGCAAAAGAAAATAATGCTGAACACTCTATCAAAGTTATATAAGGATAATACTCTATAGTTATTTTGTATGAAAAATAAGATAAAATTTGTGGTAAAACCTGAAAATAACCAGAATATGGTAAAATAATGGATGAGAAACCATGCTCAATAGAGTTTTTAAGGAACATGTAACCATCTTCTCCCCAAAAACCAGGTTGGGAAAATCTTATGTGCTGCTTGAAAATAATTATAAGAAAAAAGAAAATAAAAAATTTATATTTATCAAAAAGTGTTGTTATACTTTTAACCATATGTTATTTCTCACAAAAAAATAAATCAAAATGCCAATAAAAGCTACCTTAGGGGATTCTTTTTTTCAAGTAGTTTATGAATATGAAAGTTATGTGAGATTTTAAATTATAAAAAAAATAATACAATTTTTAAAAATAAAATTACAATTAAATAATTTTTTTAATTTCGTATTTGATAATATCGGACTTCAGATTTATAGGCATTTTCTTCTAAAACTTTGAAAACAAATAAATTACTTTTTACTTGATAATATCCTTCTATAAAATAAGTAGAGTTTAATGCCTCATTATTATTTTTTGTAGCAACAGTACAGTAACTCAAGTCAGGGCAAAATATATTTGTTTCAACAACATTTTTTTCTTGTGTATTATGAATGTAATTAAGATAGAAGTTTTGAATTATAGAATCATCAATTGATTCTACAGAGGAATTCATAGTTTGATAAAACTCCTCTTTTTTAATTTGGTTTACCTGATTTAAAGCATATGAAACAGTGTTAGATAGTCCTAAAAAGGCAACTAGAAAAAATTTTTTCATATTTACATAACTTCATTCTTAATGGTTGATAAAAATAACAGTACAAAAAAACTTTACAATCAACCAAAATAAATTTCAAACAAGAAATATTTTAAAAGAAAGGTTCGATATCTATAAATTATTCAGTTGTTTCAATTTTTTCACCAGGACTTAAGTTTGCTTTGATCCAATCTAAATATGGATAAATATAAGTAGTTACAGCATCTTGAACCATGCATCCATCATTTTTATCAGGAACAGCTTGGAGTCCAGAGACGTTAGTATTTATTCCTTGAGTGACAGTTAAAACTTCACCTTTCTTATTAAAATGTCCGCCTCCGGAATCACCGTTACAAGTTTGTCCTAATAAGCGCTTTGTTGTGATAAATGTATCACCTACATCATTTATTATAGAACGATTAATTTCGTATTTATAAGCAGGTTTATTATAATGATTAAGTTGTTCGACATTTAATTCAACTTTTTTGTTAGGTTTAAATATTTCAGTTACAGTCCAACGCTTGATATTGCCACTATTTTCGTTGTTTTCATTACTTCGACCAAAGCCAATGGTAATTATCCGTTCTCCTATTTGATATTTGGTAGCAATCTTTGCGGGTAAGATATTTATTTTTGTAAGAGAATCAGTTGTTTTGATTATTGCAATATCACCAATTGGTACGTAACTTGAATATTGATCGTCTTTATTAAATGGGTTTTTGGTAAATAATTTGTTGGCTATAAATTTTCCAGATATTCTTTGAGAGCTATTTTTTGGATTACTAATCTCAATTCTATCTGGAATAGTTTCAAAACAATGTGCTGCTGTAAGAATTGTTTTATCAGAAATTGCTACTCCAGTACAAAATCCTGGGTCGTTACCGAAATATTCTAGCGAGATATAAACAGAGGATTTTGACCCTGCTACATCCTCAATATTATTTTCACATCCATTATGGATTTTATTAGAAGCAGATTGATCAAAATCAGCGTATAAATCACTACAAGTATAAACTACTTTTTTCTCCTCTTTTTGCTCTTTGCAAGAAGAAAAAAGAAAAAATGAACAACAGGAGAGAAGCAAAAGACGTTTCATAGAATT of Pigmentibacter sp. JX0631 contains these proteins:
- a CDS encoding transporter substrate-binding domain-containing protein, with protein sequence MFIKILHFLNLTIIFNFNLNCYGLNILSDNSQYPWIFKNKENLTEGISYEIVKLILKKTKINYNLDFFPWPRAIHLALINHNTCIFPTGRNSKRENSFYWTGIVGSNALSIFSLQNSKIYLKTLHEAKKYEIGVNIDSIISEKLKNENFSNLKEVTENSRMFKMLASNRLDLIAMNRSEALKTAASLNIKIKEILQFGSSIQYLACNKNTDSQIIQKITDEFIKKETIISIDNIYKKYGVRK
- a CDS encoding S1 family peptidase, encoding MKRLLLLSCCSFFLFSSCKEQKEEKKVVYTCSDLYADFDQSASNKIHNGCENNIEDVAGSKSSVYISLEYFGNDPGFCTGVAISDKTILTAAHCFETIPDRIEISNPKNSSQRISGKFIANKLFTKNPFNKDDQYSSYVPIGDIAIIKTTDSLTKINILPAKIATKYQIGERIITIGFGRSNENNENSGNIKRWTVTEIFKPNKKVELNVEQLNHYNKPAYKYEINRSIINDVGDTFITTKRLLGQTCNGDSGGGHFNKKGEVLTVTQGINTNVSGLQAVPDKNDGCMVQDAVTTYIYPYLDWIKANLSPGEKIETTE